A window of the Gemmatirosa kalamazoonensis genome harbors these coding sequences:
- the rsmB gene encoding 16S rRNA (cytosine(967)-C(5))-methyltransferase RsmB yields the protein MPHSPPQPRPATPSITPTRILAADVLADLRGGALLDHAFERRTAGLEARDRRWLHELLWEMLRRRGWLDALLTERVRGGLARLDADVTDLLRLGAYQLLYMGSVPAYAAIGQTVELAKRRHGLGASKLANAVLRRIDRDRQDAADTGLAPMLPDDPIDALALRHSHPRWLVARWAERFGLVETARLLAANDAEAPVVVRPFGVTRDELVAALAGAGVGLADPGRDVTWARDSVQLASGTQLTALGAFRQGQFFVQDPASTLVVQYAAVPEGADVADVCTAPGGKALELSRTARAVYASDVSTSRLRRVVANVERLHADRVHVLAADARNPAVRPVDAVLVDAPCTGTGTFRRHPDARWRLKISDLAVMASLQRAVLRGAASIVRPGGLLVYSTCSLEPEENDAQVDAFLAEHPEFTPEPPPDGAVPAAVLDGDRLRVLPHRHGVDGAFAARLRRSDEVAA from the coding sequence ATGCCGCACTCCCCTCCGCAGCCCCGCCCGGCGACGCCGAGCATCACGCCCACGCGCATCCTCGCGGCCGACGTGCTCGCGGACCTGCGCGGCGGCGCCCTGCTCGACCACGCGTTCGAGCGTCGCACCGCGGGGCTCGAGGCGCGCGACCGCCGCTGGCTCCACGAGCTGCTGTGGGAGATGCTGCGGCGCCGGGGGTGGCTCGACGCGCTGCTGACGGAGCGCGTGCGCGGCGGCCTCGCGCGCCTCGACGCCGACGTCACCGACCTGCTGCGGCTCGGCGCGTACCAGCTGCTGTACATGGGGAGCGTGCCGGCGTACGCGGCGATCGGCCAGACGGTGGAGCTGGCGAAGCGCCGTCACGGGCTCGGCGCGAGCAAGCTCGCGAACGCGGTGCTCCGCCGCATCGACCGCGACCGGCAGGATGCGGCGGACACCGGGCTCGCGCCGATGCTCCCCGACGATCCGATCGACGCGCTCGCGCTCCGGCACTCGCACCCGCGGTGGCTCGTCGCGCGGTGGGCCGAGCGCTTCGGCCTCGTGGAGACGGCGCGGCTGCTCGCCGCGAACGACGCCGAGGCGCCGGTGGTCGTGCGTCCGTTCGGCGTGACGCGCGACGAGCTCGTGGCCGCGCTCGCCGGGGCGGGCGTCGGCCTGGCCGACCCGGGGCGCGACGTGACCTGGGCGCGCGACAGCGTGCAGCTCGCGTCGGGCACGCAGCTCACGGCGTTAGGCGCGTTCCGCCAGGGCCAGTTCTTCGTGCAGGATCCGGCCTCGACGCTCGTCGTGCAGTATGCCGCGGTGCCGGAGGGCGCCGACGTCGCCGACGTGTGCACGGCGCCCGGCGGCAAGGCGCTCGAACTGTCGCGCACGGCGCGCGCCGTGTACGCGAGCGACGTCTCCACGTCTCGGCTGCGACGCGTCGTCGCGAACGTCGAGCGGCTGCACGCCGACCGCGTGCACGTCCTCGCCGCCGACGCGCGCAACCCGGCGGTGCGTCCGGTGGACGCGGTGCTCGTCGACGCGCCGTGCACCGGCACCGGCACGTTCCGTCGGCACCCGGACGCGCGGTGGCGCCTGAAGATCTCCGACCTCGCGGTGATGGCGTCGCTCCAGCGCGCCGTGCTGCGCGGCGCGGCGTCGATCGTGCGCCCGGGCGGGCTGCTCGTGTACAGCACGTGCTCCCTCGAGCCCGAGGAGAACGACGCGCAGGTCGACGCGTTCCTCGCCGAGCATCCCGAGTTCACGCCGGAGCCGCCGCCCGACGGTGCCGTGCCCGCCGCGGTGCTCGACGGCGATCGCCTGCGCGTGCTGCCGCACCGGCACGGCGTCGACGGCGCGTTCGCCGCGCGGCTGCGTCGCTCGGACGAGGTGGCCGCGTGA
- the tsaD gene encoding tRNA (adenosine(37)-N6)-threonylcarbamoyltransferase complex transferase subunit TsaD: MSTLVLGIETSCDETSAAVVELGDAFALRSLVILSQDVHRLFGGVVPEIASRAHLTSVVPVTRRALADAGASLGTGDGRPIDAVAVTHAPGLVGALLVGMSYGKALAYAAGIPVLGVHHMEGHLFATALEHPDAVPPFTALLVSGGHTLLLDVEAWGSYRLLGATRDDAAGEAFDKVAKLMGLPYPGGRLIEQLARDGDPARHRFARPMVRANQTLGDADYFDVSFSGLKTALLHAVRRAESAGTLETERAHLARGFQDALVDTLVEKTDRAARAFGRERIVLGGGVACNRALAEAMQSRANPRGVRVYAPTPRLATDNAAMIAAAGAWRLARGERSDWSLNAYAAQPLPGLGTRNSGLG, encoded by the coding sequence GTGAGCACGCTGGTACTGGGCATCGAGACGTCGTGCGACGAGACGTCGGCCGCGGTGGTGGAGCTCGGCGACGCGTTCGCGCTCCGCTCGCTCGTCATCCTCTCGCAGGACGTGCACCGGCTGTTCGGCGGCGTCGTGCCGGAGATCGCGAGCCGCGCGCATCTCACGAGCGTGGTGCCGGTCACGCGCCGCGCGCTCGCCGACGCCGGCGCGTCGTTAGGCACCGGCGACGGACGCCCGATCGATGCGGTCGCGGTGACGCACGCGCCGGGGCTCGTCGGCGCGCTGCTCGTGGGCATGAGCTACGGCAAGGCGCTCGCGTACGCGGCGGGCATCCCCGTGCTCGGCGTGCACCACATGGAGGGGCACCTGTTCGCGACGGCGCTCGAGCACCCGGACGCGGTGCCGCCGTTCACCGCGCTGCTCGTGTCGGGCGGCCACACGCTGCTGCTCGACGTGGAAGCGTGGGGGAGCTACCGGCTGTTGGGCGCGACGCGCGACGACGCGGCGGGCGAGGCGTTCGACAAGGTCGCGAAGCTCATGGGGCTCCCCTACCCCGGCGGGCGGCTCATCGAGCAGCTCGCGCGCGACGGCGATCCGGCGCGCCACCGCTTCGCGCGGCCGATGGTGCGGGCGAACCAGACGCTCGGCGACGCCGACTACTTCGACGTCTCGTTCAGCGGGCTGAAGACGGCGCTGCTCCACGCCGTGCGGCGCGCCGAGTCGGCGGGCACGCTGGAGACGGAGCGCGCGCACCTCGCGCGCGGCTTCCAGGACGCGCTCGTCGACACGCTGGTCGAGAAGACGGATCGCGCGGCGCGCGCGTTCGGCCGCGAGCGGATCGTCCTCGGCGGCGGCGTGGCGTGCAACCGCGCGCTGGCGGAGGCGATGCAGTCTCGCGCGAACCCGCGCGGCGTTCGCGTGTACGCACCTACGCCGCGGCTCGCGACGGACAACGCCGCGATGATCGCCGCCGCCGGCGCGTGGCGTCTCGCGCGCGGCGAGCGCTCCGACTGGTCGTTGAACGCCTACGCGGCGCAGCCGCTGCCGGGACTCGGGACTCGGAACTCGGGACTCGGTTAA
- a CDS encoding HAD family hydrolase: MTAGDRLVLFDIDGTLLWGDGVGRRAMEGALTRVFGSTGDPRYRYDGKTDIQIARELMRQEGHADHAIDARLDELFALYLAGLREELASGTRHVRRLPGVGELLDALERRSDVVLGLLTGNVAEGAAAKLHAAGIDFSRFRVNAFGSDHEHRPRLPEIAQRRARESLGVDLTGHAIVVIGDTPADIDCARSVGARTIAVATGRYSVEELAAHGPSAVFADLSDTDAVIAAIMG, translated from the coding sequence ATGACCGCGGGGGACCGTCTCGTCCTGTTCGACATCGACGGCACGCTGCTGTGGGGCGACGGCGTCGGCCGCCGCGCGATGGAGGGCGCGCTCACGCGCGTGTTCGGCTCGACCGGCGATCCGCGCTACCGCTACGACGGCAAGACCGACATCCAGATCGCGCGCGAGCTGATGCGGCAGGAAGGGCACGCGGACCACGCGATCGACGCGCGGCTCGACGAGCTGTTCGCGCTGTATCTCGCGGGGCTGCGCGAGGAGCTCGCGTCGGGCACGCGCCACGTCCGCCGTCTCCCCGGCGTGGGCGAGCTGCTCGACGCGCTCGAGCGCCGCTCCGACGTCGTGCTCGGGCTCCTCACCGGCAACGTGGCAGAGGGCGCCGCGGCGAAGCTCCACGCGGCGGGGATCGACTTCTCGCGCTTCCGCGTGAACGCGTTCGGCTCCGACCACGAGCATCGCCCGCGGCTGCCCGAGATCGCGCAGCGGCGCGCGCGCGAGTCGCTCGGCGTCGACCTCACCGGCCACGCGATCGTCGTCATCGGCGACACGCCGGCCGACATCGACTGCGCGCGCTCGGTGGGCGCTCGCACCATCGCGGTCGCCACCGGCCGCTACTCCGTCGAGGAGCTGGCCGCGCACGGGCCGAGCGCCGTGTTCGCCGACCTCTCCGACACCGACGCCGTGATCGCGGCGATCATGGGTTAG
- a CDS encoding class IV adenylate cyclase, whose product MLELELKAVVDDVDAVRRRVELAGGRLLLEGRMIDRRFDAPDGSMTARDEVLRTRRIEHRDGSVEGSLDWKGPTRTLDGYKAREERSARVDAESVEIVLTRLGYVRTREVERDVAMYALGDATVRFERYPRMDTLVEVEGDGPAIERAIVALGMPRDRFTDTRLSALAAEYERRTGQRAALSARDLDPSESDDDDRD is encoded by the coding sequence ATGCTCGAGCTGGAGCTGAAGGCCGTCGTGGACGACGTGGACGCGGTCCGCCGCCGGGTGGAGCTCGCCGGTGGCCGACTGCTGCTCGAGGGGCGCATGATCGACCGCCGCTTCGACGCGCCCGACGGCTCGATGACCGCGCGCGACGAGGTGCTGCGCACGCGCCGCATCGAGCACCGCGACGGCTCCGTCGAGGGCTCGCTCGACTGGAAGGGACCCACGCGCACGCTCGACGGCTACAAGGCGCGCGAGGAGCGCAGTGCGCGGGTCGACGCCGAATCGGTGGAGATCGTGCTCACGCGGCTCGGCTACGTGCGCACGCGCGAAGTGGAGCGCGACGTCGCGATGTACGCGCTCGGTGACGCGACCGTGCGCTTCGAGCGTTATCCGCGCATGGACACGCTCGTGGAGGTCGAGGGAGACGGCCCGGCGATCGAGCGCGCGATCGTGGCGCTCGGCATGCCGCGCGATCGCTTCACCGACACGCGTCTCTCCGCGCTCGCCGCCGAGTACGAGCGGCGCACCGGCCAGCGCGCCGCGCTGTCCGCGCGCGACCTCGATCCATCGGAGTCCGACGACGATGACCGCGACTGA
- the fmt gene encoding methionyl-tRNA formyltransferase — translation MRILFWGTPDFATPPLRALLGEGFDVVGVVTQPDRPRGRSRSRLEPSPVKEIAAAEGLPVLQPERPRGDAFLDELRALAPDLSVVVAYGHILPKAAIDLPARGTINIHASVLPALRGADPIRAAVRQGLAETGVSIMRMVPALDAGPVLHVLRTPISSDETFGELELRLSELGALGLIEALALLETGAAHETPQDDALATYAPKTEREHARVRWSAPAEDVARAIRAYDPRPGAYATLRGADVKLFGARAVPVEERPDAAPGEVLALGGDGLTVKCGEDAVRVAIVQPAGKARMTPGDWARGRGIELGDVFA, via the coding sequence GTGCGGATTCTGTTTTGGGGGACTCCCGATTTCGCGACGCCGCCGCTGCGCGCGCTGTTAGGCGAGGGGTTCGACGTCGTGGGCGTGGTCACGCAGCCCGATCGCCCGCGCGGGCGCAGCCGGTCGCGTCTCGAGCCGTCGCCCGTGAAGGAGATCGCGGCCGCCGAAGGGCTGCCCGTGCTGCAGCCCGAGCGCCCGCGCGGCGACGCGTTCCTCGACGAGCTGCGCGCGCTCGCGCCCGACCTCTCGGTGGTCGTCGCGTACGGGCACATCCTGCCGAAGGCGGCGATCGACCTGCCGGCGCGCGGCACGATCAACATCCACGCGTCCGTCCTCCCCGCCCTGCGCGGCGCCGACCCGATCCGGGCCGCGGTGCGGCAGGGGCTCGCCGAGACCGGCGTGTCGATCATGCGCATGGTCCCCGCGCTCGACGCCGGGCCGGTGCTCCACGTGCTGCGCACCCCCATCTCGTCCGACGAGACGTTCGGCGAGCTGGAGCTGCGCCTCTCGGAGCTCGGCGCGCTCGGCCTCATCGAAGCGCTCGCGCTCCTGGAGACCGGCGCCGCGCACGAGACGCCGCAGGACGACGCGCTCGCGACGTACGCGCCGAAGACCGAGCGCGAGCACGCACGCGTGCGCTGGAGCGCGCCGGCCGAGGACGTCGCGCGCGCGATCCGCGCCTACGACCCGCGCCCGGGCGCCTACGCCACGCTCCGCGGCGCCGACGTGAAGCTGTTCGGCGCGCGCGCCGTGCCGGTGGAGGAGCGTCCCGACGCGGCGCCGGGCGAGGTGCTCGCGTTAGGCGGCGACGGGCTCACGGTGAAGTGCGGCGAGGACGCGGTGCGCGTCGCGATCGTCCAGCCGGCGGGCAAGGCGCGCATGACCCCGGGCGACTGGGCGCGCGGGCGCGGGATCGAGCTCGGGGACGTCTTCGCCTGA
- the rpe gene encoding ribulose-phosphate 3-epimerase has protein sequence MPVRIAPSILSADFARLADDIAMCEAGGADVIHVDVMDGRFVPNLTFGAKIIEAVRRVTSLPLDVHMMVVEPERWFDDFAAAGASGMTIHAEVAPHLDRQIARIKELGCRAGVAVNPATPLAFVEEIAHELDLLLVMTVNPGFGAQRFLEYCVGKIARARAMLDEARSGAWLEVDGGINRATVARCHRAGADTFVAGNAVFTAADPRAEIAALRDLATTVTV, from the coding sequence GTGCCCGTCCGCATAGCCCCGTCCATCCTCAGCGCCGACTTCGCGCGCCTCGCCGACGACATCGCCATGTGCGAGGCGGGGGGCGCGGACGTGATCCACGTCGACGTCATGGACGGACGCTTCGTGCCCAACCTCACGTTCGGCGCGAAGATCATCGAGGCCGTGCGCCGCGTGACGTCGCTGCCGCTCGACGTGCACATGATGGTCGTCGAGCCCGAGCGGTGGTTCGACGACTTCGCCGCCGCCGGCGCGAGCGGCATGACGATCCACGCCGAGGTCGCGCCGCACCTCGACCGGCAGATCGCGCGCATCAAGGAGCTCGGCTGCCGCGCCGGCGTCGCCGTGAATCCCGCCACGCCGCTCGCGTTCGTCGAGGAGATCGCGCACGAGCTCGACCTGCTGCTCGTGATGACCGTGAACCCCGGCTTCGGCGCGCAGCGGTTCCTCGAGTACTGCGTCGGCAAGATCGCGCGCGCGCGCGCGATGCTCGACGAGGCGCGCAGCGGCGCATGGCTCGAGGTCGACGGCGGCATCAACCGCGCGACCGTCGCGCGCTGCCACCGCGCGGGCGCCGACACGTTCGTCGCCGGCAACGCGGTGTTCACGGCGGCCGACCCGCGCGCGGAGATCGCCGCGCTGCGCGACCTCGCGACGACGGTGACGGTATGA
- the feoB gene encoding ferrous iron transport protein B, producing the protein MSPPPAAAGRRRSSADAAPDASAVPPLVAPAATPAVLRVALVGNPNTGKSTLFNALTGLRQKVGNFAGVTVERHEGSYRGSDGTRVSVLDLPGSYSLSAGSPDEAIALEVLLGRGRDTPLPDVIVCVADAQHLERNLFFTSQLLELGRPVVLALNQMDAAEAAGIRIDVPELIHELGVTVIPTVAKRGEGVERLKLAISRATSLPRPQRLFAMPPAAADALAPVTAVLEAAGFDPMPAAMEALRLLAVTRPESHLAAATDLRPRLEAARDQLRRAGHAPERLEAELRYDWIGGVLSRVVTRAERRARTASDRIDAVVLHRVWGWVIFLALMAVVFQSIFTWATPVQDAIEGAISWLGQTLGSGLPAGDLRSLVVDGVIAGVGSVLVFLPQIALLFLFIGLLEDSGYMARAAFLMDALMRRVGLHGKSFIPMLSGYACAVPGIMAARTVENPEDRLATIMVVPLMSCSARLPVYTLLIGAFVPATALLGGILSLQGLTMLAMYLLGTVTALGVAALFKRTLLRGPMRPMILELPPYRWPSARNLLIGVTGRAKLFLRKAGTVILALSVVLWALATYPRATPNPGLAPEVQQEQALEHSALGRIGHLIEPAVRPLGFDWKIGVSIGASFAAREVFVSTMGTIYGVGEAGNDVTALRAKLRDERDPRTGQAAYTPLVAVALMVFYVYALMCMSTVAVTVRETGGGREGWRWAAIQFAYMLALAYGAALLVYQGGRLLGLG; encoded by the coding sequence GTGTCCCCCCCGCCAGCCGCGGCGGGCCGGCGCCGGTCGAGCGCCGACGCGGCGCCCGACGCTTCCGCGGTCCCGCCGCTCGTCGCCCCCGCGGCGACCCCCGCCGTCCTCCGGGTGGCCCTGGTCGGGAACCCGAACACGGGCAAGAGCACGCTGTTCAACGCGCTCACCGGGCTGCGCCAGAAGGTCGGCAACTTTGCCGGCGTCACGGTGGAGCGGCACGAGGGCAGCTACCGCGGCTCCGACGGCACCCGCGTCAGCGTCCTCGACCTGCCGGGCAGCTACTCGCTCTCTGCCGGGTCGCCCGACGAGGCGATCGCCCTGGAGGTCCTGCTCGGCCGCGGCCGGGACACGCCGCTCCCCGACGTCATCGTCTGCGTCGCCGATGCGCAGCACCTCGAGCGCAACCTGTTCTTCACGAGCCAGCTCCTGGAGCTCGGGCGTCCGGTGGTGCTGGCGCTGAACCAGATGGACGCGGCCGAGGCCGCGGGGATCCGCATCGACGTGCCCGAGCTGATCCACGAGCTCGGCGTCACGGTGATCCCGACGGTGGCGAAGCGCGGCGAGGGGGTCGAGCGTTTGAAGCTCGCGATCTCGCGCGCGACGTCGCTTCCCCGCCCGCAGCGGCTGTTCGCGATGCCGCCCGCGGCCGCGGACGCGCTCGCGCCGGTGACGGCGGTGCTGGAGGCGGCCGGCTTCGACCCGATGCCGGCGGCGATGGAGGCGCTGCGCCTGCTCGCCGTGACGCGTCCCGAGTCGCACCTCGCGGCGGCGACGGATCTGCGGCCGCGGCTGGAGGCGGCGCGCGACCAGCTGCGCCGCGCCGGGCACGCGCCGGAACGGCTCGAGGCGGAGCTGCGCTACGATTGGATCGGCGGCGTGCTGTCGCGCGTCGTGACGCGGGCGGAGCGGCGCGCGCGCACCGCGAGCGACCGGATCGACGCCGTCGTGCTGCACCGCGTGTGGGGGTGGGTGATCTTCCTCGCGCTCATGGCGGTCGTCTTCCAGTCGATCTTCACGTGGGCGACGCCGGTGCAGGACGCGATCGAGGGTGCGATCTCGTGGCTCGGCCAGACGCTGGGCTCGGGGCTGCCGGCGGGCGATCTCCGGAGCCTCGTCGTCGACGGCGTGATCGCGGGCGTGGGGAGCGTGCTGGTGTTCCTGCCGCAGATCGCGCTCCTGTTCCTGTTCATCGGCCTGCTCGAGGACTCGGGCTACATGGCGCGCGCCGCGTTCCTCATGGACGCGCTCATGCGCCGAGTGGGGCTGCACGGCAAGAGCTTCATCCCGATGCTCTCGGGCTACGCCTGCGCGGTGCCGGGGATCATGGCCGCGCGCACGGTGGAGAACCCCGAGGACCGGCTGGCGACGATCATGGTCGTGCCGCTCATGAGCTGCTCGGCGCGGCTCCCGGTCTACACGCTGCTGATCGGCGCGTTCGTGCCGGCGACGGCGCTGCTCGGCGGCATCCTGAGCCTGCAGGGGCTCACGATGCTCGCCATGTATCTGTTAGGCACCGTCACCGCGCTCGGCGTCGCGGCGCTGTTCAAGCGCACGCTGCTGCGCGGGCCCATGCGACCGATGATCCTCGAGCTGCCGCCGTACCGGTGGCCGAGCGCGCGCAACCTGCTGATCGGCGTGACGGGGCGGGCGAAGCTGTTCCTGCGCAAGGCGGGCACGGTGATCCTCGCGCTCTCGGTGGTGCTGTGGGCGCTCGCGACGTATCCGCGCGCGACGCCGAACCCGGGGCTCGCGCCCGAGGTGCAGCAGGAGCAGGCGCTGGAGCACTCCGCGCTGGGACGCATCGGCCATCTCATCGAGCCCGCCGTGCGCCCGCTCGGCTTCGACTGGAAGATCGGCGTGTCGATCGGCGCGTCGTTCGCCGCGCGCGAGGTGTTCGTGTCGACGATGGGCACGATCTACGGCGTGGGCGAGGCCGGCAACGACGTGACCGCGCTGCGCGCGAAGCTGCGCGACGAGCGCGACCCGCGCACCGGACAGGCGGCCTACACGCCGCTCGTCGCGGTCGCGCTCATGGTGTTCTACGTGTACGCGCTGATGTGCATGAGCACCGTCGCCGTGACGGTGCGTGAGACGGGGGGCGGGCGCGAGGGCTGGCGGTGGGCGGCGATCCAATTCGCGTACATGCTCGCGCTCGCGTACGGCGCGGCGCTGCTGGTGTATCAGGGCGGGCGGCTGCTCGGCCTCGGATGA
- a CDS encoding FeoA family protein, with amino-acid sequence MFRFLRPKAATARQLNVLSEPAAPVTEVARDCLLASCAVGDRATVLEMRCDDVQACRLRALGVCEGACVSVLDARHAMVLDVRGTRIALGKALTAGITVRPLPV; translated from the coding sequence GTGTTCCGCTTCCTGCGTCCCAAGGCCGCCACCGCGCGGCAGCTCAACGTGCTCTCGGAGCCGGCAGCGCCGGTGACCGAGGTGGCGCGTGACTGCCTGCTGGCGTCGTGCGCCGTCGGGGACCGGGCGACGGTGCTCGAGATGCGCTGCGACGACGTGCAGGCGTGCCGGCTGCGCGCGCTCGGCGTCTGCGAGGGCGCGTGCGTCTCCGTGCTCGACGCGCGGCACGCCATGGTCCTCGACGTGCGCGGCACGCGCATCGCCCTCGGCAAGGCGCTCACGGCGGGCATCACGGTCCGGCCGCTGCCGGTCTGA
- a CDS encoding TlpA disulfide reductase family protein, whose product MTARAQWLTVLGVVAALAVALWAATHFLGDELFEVTVGTKAPTFAARTLDPEPATRSFDAYKGKVVLVNVWATWCAPCRQEMPSMEAMYKDFAPRGFKIVAVSIDDAGQEQKVRDFLQEFGITFDVLHDPTGAIQKTYMTTGVPENFLVGADGVIRKKSYTQDWNSETNRALVARLLDEAGAPPAATATIKPHTPTPVVERAGMSVEVVPDTAAATPPRAGARR is encoded by the coding sequence ATGACGGCGCGCGCGCAGTGGCTCACGGTGCTCGGCGTCGTCGCCGCGCTCGCCGTCGCGCTGTGGGCGGCGACGCACTTCCTCGGCGACGAGCTGTTCGAGGTCACGGTGGGCACGAAGGCGCCCACGTTCGCCGCGCGCACGCTCGATCCCGAGCCCGCGACGCGGTCGTTCGACGCGTACAAGGGGAAGGTCGTGCTCGTGAACGTGTGGGCCACGTGGTGCGCGCCGTGCCGGCAGGAGATGCCGAGCATGGAGGCGATGTACAAGGACTTCGCGCCCCGCGGCTTCAAGATCGTCGCTGTCAGCATCGACGACGCGGGGCAGGAGCAGAAGGTGCGCGACTTCCTGCAGGAGTTCGGCATCACGTTCGACGTGCTGCACGACCCCACGGGCGCCATCCAGAAGACGTACATGACGACGGGCGTGCCGGAGAACTTCCTCGTCGGCGCGGACGGCGTGATCCGCAAGAAGTCGTACACGCAGGACTGGAACTCGGAGACGAACCGCGCGCTGGTCGCGCGGCTGCTCGACGAGGCGGGCGCGCCGCCGGCGGCGACCGCCACCATCAAGCCGCACACGCCGACGCCGGTGGTGGAGCGCGCGGGCATGTCGGTGGAGGTCGTGCCCGACACGGCGGCCGCGACGCCGCCCCGCGCGGGAGCGCGGCGGTAG
- a CDS encoding prolipoprotein diacylglyceryl transferase has translation MSAPFTIEPATLQVGPLSLTGFGLAVLLAFAIAHIISQRELARRGHLAEAAAIPDLVTAALIGTLVGAKLYFVILTRDFGAIFSRGGFVFWGGFIGSVLACWLVIRRKGFSFLRFADVAGIAIAAGYSVGRSGCWAVGDDYGKPWDGFLAVKFPHGFPPSTAENMIRQFGAQLPATVPPWEVIGVYPTQLLEVVLGFVMFLVLWRLRAHTHREGWLFGVYCVLAGLERFVVEFLRAKDDRFAGPLSTAQLIALTITVVGVLIMWSRRGRELAPPAYAAA, from the coding sequence TTGTCCGCTCCCTTCACCATCGAGCCCGCCACGCTGCAGGTCGGCCCCCTCTCCCTCACGGGGTTCGGGCTGGCGGTGCTGCTGGCGTTCGCCATCGCGCACATCATCTCGCAGCGCGAGCTGGCGCGACGCGGGCACCTGGCGGAGGCGGCCGCGATCCCGGACCTCGTGACCGCGGCGCTCATCGGCACGCTCGTCGGCGCGAAGCTCTACTTCGTGATCCTGACGCGCGACTTCGGCGCCATCTTCAGCCGCGGCGGGTTCGTGTTCTGGGGCGGGTTCATCGGGTCGGTGCTCGCCTGCTGGCTCGTCATCCGGCGGAAGGGGTTCTCCTTCCTGCGCTTCGCCGACGTCGCGGGGATCGCCATCGCGGCCGGCTACTCGGTGGGGCGCAGCGGCTGCTGGGCCGTGGGCGACGACTACGGCAAGCCGTGGGACGGCTTCCTGGCGGTGAAGTTCCCGCACGGGTTCCCGCCGTCGACGGCGGAGAACATGATCCGACAGTTCGGCGCCCAGCTGCCGGCCACGGTGCCGCCGTGGGAGGTCATCGGCGTCTACCCGACGCAGCTTCTCGAGGTAGTGCTCGGCTTCGTGATGTTCCTCGTGCTGTGGCGGCTCCGCGCGCACACGCACAGGGAGGGCTGGCTGTTCGGTGTCTACTGCGTGCTGGCCGGCCTGGAACGGTTCGTCGTGGAGTTCCTGCGCGCGAAGGACGACCGGTTCGCCGGGCCGCTGTCGACGGCGCAGCTCATCGCGCTGACGATCACCGTCGTGGGGGTGCTGATCATGTGGTCGCGCCGCGGCCGCGAGCTCGCCCCGCCGGCCTACGCCGCGGCCTGA
- a CDS encoding PASTA domain-containing protein, translating to MSAGVPPETPPRAQPPRAQPPRPEAPHGSPWRSRARRVLPYFVVGGAGFLLAYLVVYLFVFPSRLVPNDRPVPNVVGMLQVDAERALRDAGFQPQQGERRVNASVPPETVVAQTPPATTMKPPNTTVIIDIAASP from the coding sequence GTGAGCGCGGGCGTGCCGCCGGAGACCCCGCCGCGCGCCCAGCCGCCGCGCGCGCAGCCGCCGCGCCCCGAGGCGCCGCACGGCAGCCCGTGGCGCAGCCGCGCGCGGCGCGTGCTGCCGTACTTCGTGGTCGGCGGCGCGGGGTTCCTGCTCGCCTACCTCGTCGTCTACCTATTCGTCTTCCCGTCGCGGCTGGTGCCGAACGACCGCCCGGTGCCTAACGTCGTCGGTATGCTGCAGGTCGACGCCGAGCGGGCGCTGCGCGACGCGGGGTTCCAGCCGCAGCAGGGCGAGCGGCGCGTGAACGCGTCGGTGCCGCCGGAGACGGTCGTCGCGCAGACGCCGCCGGCCACCACCATGAAGCCGCCCAACACCACGGTGATCATCGACATCGCCGCTAGTCCCTGA
- a CDS encoding FeoB-associated Cys-rich membrane protein has translation MSSLVQTLIVAAIVLAALGYAGRRLWRTLHPVKAAGCDAGCGCGGESASNDWAKT, from the coding sequence GTGAGCTCTCTCGTGCAGACGTTGATCGTGGCGGCGATCGTGCTCGCGGCACTCGGCTACGCGGGCCGCCGGCTGTGGCGCACGCTGCACCCCGTGAAGGCGGCGGGGTGCGATGCGGGGTGCGGCTGCGGCGGCGAGTCGGCGTCGAACGACTGGGCCAAGACCTGA